From the genome of Marasmius oreades isolate 03SP1 chromosome 1, whole genome shotgun sequence:
GATGCTGCTTCGCTTAAAGAGCTGTCAGCTCAGCAGGAAGGAGAATGGCGCGAGTGGCCCTTATTAGCGACAGACGGTGATTCTGCAGCTCTTATTCAGCTCATCTCAGACGACAAGGTTTGCATAATTTGCATCCATGGCGTTTACGTTTTCACGTCCGATAGGTCGACATCCGAATCGATACTTCAGGACCACAGAGATTCTTTCCTGCCTTTGACTGGAATAGTAAAAAGGCTGGTGGGTAGTGAGATCACTCATACGTTGTTCGTTTCACTCAGCCTAATGCCAGATGATGATCACATTGAAACCGCGCTGCATGTTCGCTTCCACGATCTACAAGATTCAGCACCTCTTGGAGAAATGGACGTTGACCAGACTCCTGAAGAATACAACGCGACGCCCAATCATGTTCATGGAATGACGACTACGGGTGAGGAAGGGTGTTGTTCCAAGAACGGCGTTCGAGGAATCGTCAGTTGTGGATCGTGTTTAGAGGAGTTGTGGACAGCCCGTCAACGTGAGTTTGACCAAAAAGAATTGCACATCGCCCAGCTTGTGCTATGGTTGGTCGACCAGGCAGAAGCGGGAGGAGTCACCAAGGAGGAATTAGTAGTAAATCATCATTATTATTCCCTTTTCGACCTCTGTCTGAGATTTTCTCCAGATCAATATCAAAACTCCTTTGGACGAGCTGCTCCCCGTCGTCGGCAAGCTTTTAGTGGGGCCACATCCTGCCATTTATTGGGCTGGATACACGTCGCCAGTTCTTGTCGCTCCAGCGCATATGACAAAATGGACCGTGGTCATTCAAGAGAACCCATTGATGCGCATGCTTCCCCGACGCTGGATGTCACCATGCGGCTTGAAGACCAAGGAAATCTGGGAAGCGGGATTGAGGGCAGTCGTTGGAGGTATTGTGTTCCGTCCAGGGATTTCAATGGTATGTCGCACATAACCCAGTCTCTGATCACATACTCATTCAAAATAGTATGAACTTCGTTGGCGCCTTCGTTTAGTCTACGACAGGCAAGAGATTTGCGATCTCCTCCGTTTCCTTCAAGATAACGGAACTATCAATAATCGTTTTATGACCGCTGCGTTTTCAGGAACACTTGATAGCGTCATGTTACCGGGGGCCCACGAACTGCAGGAAACACAAGTGTTTTGGTTTTTGGAGAACTCTAAAGATTGGTTTTTATTATATGCCAATTGAAGTCGTTTTTACCTacgaggagagggagaagggaAACAGCAGATGGAACCCAACCCTTATTCATCTGGGGGCCCCCAACTAAAGTTTATTATTTATGAAAAAAGGATAACAAACACACATATCTAGCTTCTCTTTTCATAAAGTTGAAATATAAATTAATTTTTTGAATGTGAATTTCCGGGCGAAATAGACACAGGTATTCAAGGTAggtctctctctctctcttctctccctcttcaAAAAAGCTTGATTTCGGTCGATTTCTCCACAGACATACGCCATAAGCTGAAAGACGAGCTAACACATAAATGATATTTAACACTCAACGTAGAACGGGGCGTGAGATAAAACAACTAAAAGCTTTAGATACGGCTTGTTAATCACGTGAACTACGTTCATTTCTCCCTGTGCCTGGCGTCCTTGTGGTGCAACTTGTCAGGATTCATTTCCCTTTCCATGGTCTCTCAAGAAATTCAGACTCTCCTCAAGTCTACGAGCTTGGATTATCCAAAGCAAGAGGAAGTTAACTATCTGGATTCCAAGTTTCATAGTGTGGAGGATCTGGTAGGACTCCGGGGAGAACTTTCGGAGGCTAAGCGTTTGCACTCTGAGCTGACTTCCAAGGTGGGTACTTGACATACCGACCATATTCAGCGTGTTTGATGTATATCAGCTTAGCTCTTCACAAGCTAGGTTCAATGAACTGGTCGTCAACACGCGGGTTGCCGCAGAGTCTTACATGCACACCGCACAAGGGCTATCACTGATAAGACACTCGCTTGCTGACGAGCTTAGTGAATTATTACAGCGTTTGGCATCGGTTTCATCCTATGGACTGGCTCCCACCGTACTTGAAGATGTTGAAGCTTTACATTGGAATTTGAAAGAGCTAGAAAGTATCCGAGGTTATGTCAGGCTTATCGAACATGCATTAAGCTTGAGGTTCGTCTTTAACCATCTGCTTCTCTGCCTTAGTCGTCACATCTCTTAGTGAAGCTACTATCAACCATCTCCGTGACAAGACCGCATCTCAGGATTCCATAAATGTGGCCACTGTTCCTCTATACCAAGATCTTCAAGCATTTGTCTCAAGGGTTTCGGCCACTTGCTCTACTTCAGAGGATGGAGACCAGATGTTACATCTCATATCATTCTTATCTCGTCTCCTTGAAACAACGTGGCTCGATATGAAACAAGTTCTGGCGTCGTGTGTTTCTGTCCCATTTCGTCGCAATGCGCTCCTGATCACCATTTCAGTCCACTCTTGGAAGCCGCAGAAGAGCTCAAATGGCCTACACCCGTAAATTATGACATGTTTACGGCCGACGTCAGGGTCAAGTTTGAAAGGTcgtttcttcgtcttcttcaattGCAAAGAATGTCAGCCATTTTCGTTGATCATGACTCACTGCAACCCAACTGACTCGGAAAAAGTGGTGAACAATTTGAAATACCACAGGGACAAACCTCGGGCATTAAAGGCGGTCTATATCCGTTGGGAGTGCTGGTACAACCGATATCCCTACGGTTCAAATATCATTTTGAGGACGACCGACAAACAAACCGACCAGATAAAGTAAGCAGTCTTCACGTTCACTGATGATTAAAATCTTGACCTGATTTTATCTAGCCAGAATGGTATTTTACACATATCCTGAATGTGATACACGATCATCGATCATTTATGGAGGGCACCGTCCAAGCACTAGTCTCGGCGTCAGGATACACTGCTCTGAATGCTTGGGTAAGTACTCCCTATGACCTTAACCGTGCAACTGAAAGTGAGATGCTTCCAGCACGAGTTCACCGTCTTGGTGCTTCCTCTACTGTCGAGAAAACTTAGGCGGACCGTACCACTGTTACTGCCTCACACTTCACTGTTTGCACATACAATATATCAAACGCTCTCTTTTGACGCGTCTTTAATCGAACTTGGGTTCGATGTCACAAAGACTTCCGTAGCAGGGGATGATTCTAAATGGCCTGGTCTCAGCGAGGTTATTCTCGGGCAGAAGGAATGGTTCGATCTGTGGATCGATGGGGAGAAAAGATGTGAGTACAGAACTGTCTTTAGTATCACTTACGCCTGACTATTCCTTGTAGTCGCCGAGGCTCAGTACAATGCAATCATCGGTGCCTCAGACGCGTGGCAGATAGCAGATGATGACGTGGGCGTGGACTACGATGTTAAAACTACCAATTCCGCAAGGCGAATAAAGGCTTTGACGGAACAAATCACAGGTAAATATAGACAGGTTTTCACATAATCGATGCCGACTCCCCTAGTTTTTAGAACGCTACTCCGCTCTTCCAAGTTTCTCTCACCGCACCCGATTCCTCGTTCAAGTTCAGCTACCAATCCTTGAATCGTATCACGGTCGAATATCAACCTCACTTGATGCTTTTGAAACCTTATCCTCTGCCCTAATTCGAGCTGTTCCTGGCGCTCTCGGCGTGTCTTTGGGCATCAAGGATGATAAGAGCATCAACGTAGATACACAACGTCTCACGACTGGAATTGACGGCGTACAGAGGCTCTGTAAAGCACTCCTCAGTGCTATGTATATAGCCACTGCTTTGAAAGCATGGGGGGAGGAGCTGGTATAGTCAACTCGCTGTTTCGAATCTCGCATCATTAACCTTACTATAGTCTTTCTTGGAACTTTGGACCGAGATCAATCACCGAGCTGGATTACGAGCTCAAGCGCAGGCCAATTCCGCACTGCCCAACCCGTCCACCGAAAATAACCCAGAGACCATCTTCGAGGAGTTAATTGTGTCATATCACAAACTGTCCCAACGCACTGAGGACATTATTGTGCAACAAATTAGTTCTGAGGTCGAAGCTGCCCTCAAGGTTCACTTCAACGCTATTTCCTCGTAAGTTCGCGTCGAACCTCAGAAGGAGTTAGCTGCTTAGATCTTGGTAGTAGCCCTAATTCAAACACATCGACGTCTGCTGAGGAAGTGGCACTATCCCAGACTTTACTAGGACCTCTGGCTCTACTTTCTGCCCACCTCTCGTATGTGAGGGCAACACTCCCCCGGTTAAATATGACTACCTTATATCGGCGAATCGCATCCAGGCTGGCCGAGCATATCTTACAGCGTCAAATACTTTATCGAGGACATATATCTTCATCGGAAGGAAAAGCTGCCCTTGCAGAGAGTGAGCTCTGGGTGGAGACTTGCCAAACCGGTCTCGCTGGTTCGTTGGGTGGTGGCCGAAAACGGGTGGAAACCCCCTGGGCTAGACTAGTCCAGGCTGGTAGAATAGTTGGAGCCGATGAGGAGACGACCTCACAAATCACTCATGCAACATTCAGTACTTTGAGCCAAAAGGAGTGGGAGGAACAGATGATCAGCATGATAGGTTTTCAGGAATTGGACAGAGAGGAGGTGGGAAGGCTACTGAGAAGACAAGAGTAGTTCATTTATCGATGTCTTGACTCACGCCGTACTTATATCGTACAAGTTTCATCGTATTTACATCGCCCCCACTTCAATGAATAAGGACaaaagggaaaaaaaaacatactGCAAATACATGATTTGGACTACACCCGATATACAATGTTATCGCTGATCATACACTGGTCTGCATCCTGCATAGCCTGACACGCCAAGGTAGCCTCAGCAGTTCCAAAGAGTTGGTTTATTCCTAAACCCTCGTTCACGGCTTCGACCAGAACCGGTAATGGTGCGAATTCTCCGTCTTGTAAGGTATTCTTGAAGGCATTTAAGAACCTTGCGCGGAACAGCTCGAGTCTAGCCTAGTGTGAATGTACGGCTACTGAAAATAAACAACTGAAATTACCGTTCCGGGGAGATAGTTCCATCCGCCGCAGGTGCAGCAATGGTGGGCAACATGTCCACATCTTGACTCACGTCACCCCATACAGGATCCCGCTCTTCTGGCATAGCAGACGGTCGACGAGTCCCGGCGCTAGGGCCAGGCATTCGACTGGTCTCaggttcatcctcttctccagACCCCTCGTCAGAGTCTTCGTCGTAGCTTCCCTCAGTGTCTGCACTCCGAGCAGTTCCACCAGTGTTAAGCTTACGTTTTTTGTGACGGCGTTTACGTTTGGGGACTTCCTTGAACAGAGCAAATCTCATGATTTCTTCGGCTAGGTTGGCGTCCCGTTCCTCGACTTTTGAGGAAAGTCTGGCTTTTGCGTGAGCAGTTGCAAGACGTATCAATGTTTCCAAAGTACGAGCTGTCAATGGCGAAGTCTGCAATTCCAAGGTCTAGTAGTGGAAATCTTCAAGGAAAGAAGCATATTGCACCTTTCTCTGATTGGCCTCCATGTCCTCGTTTCGGAGATTTGCATACACTTGAACGATGTTGTCCGCCGCACCTTTCGTTAGCATTGGCGGAGATTTACTCTTGGCGTATTGTATGTATTTTTTTGCAAATGCTATACTGAGAATCTTCTTTTTGGGATCTTTACTTTTACTGCGTGTCTGTGGACCTGATGTGGAGCCAACACCCATATGAAGTAGAGGATCGAACTTTTCATAAGGACTGGCATTCACATCGGCATCTGCAGGCGCTGTACCAGGCCCTTCTACCGAAAGTGGTTGAGACAGATTGTCATGAATAGGCGTTCCTTCTTCGAGACCGGGAGGAAGGTAGCGGTGCATACGCAATACGTGGTCTGCAATTTGTCGATCACGTGTTGCTTCCACGTCGTCGGTCACCACAAATAACAAGTCGAACCGAGATAGTAATGAATCAGGTAGGGCAATATTCCGATGCGGGTCTTTGTGAATGTCATACTGAAGCGGAGGTTATGAGGTCATCATACGGTAAAGTGAAGAATAGCATCCTACCTGACCGTAGATTGGATTTGCTGCAGCGACAACACTGCAGCGGGCATTCAGACTCGTATGGATGCCGGCCTTGGCGATTGTCACCGTCTGTTGTTCCATAACTTCATGGATAGCAACACGGTCTATATCGGACATTTTGTCGAACTCGTCAATACAAACTACACCTCTGTCGGCAAGAACCATTGCACCAGCTTCCAGACGCCTTTCTCCG
Proteins encoded in this window:
- the MCM3 gene encoding MCM DNA helicase complex subunit, producing MSDDAIPQDERIRDRTRRFEEFLNSDSSDLYNYKEDIARMLRKDENRLIVNIDDLRDYDRELADGLLKKPSDFFPSVEEALKTIMENVKDSTKHDTEHKAYHVGFSGSFGDHHVSPRTLHSEQLGKMISLEGIITRCSLVRPKMLKSVHYCPETRLFHQHECRDATSVNSNLPPTTSITPQTDDEGRKLQMEYGQCHFRDHQRISIQEMPERSPPGQLPRSTDVILDDDLVDKCKPGDRIQLVGVYRSVGGGSNGAFKSLILANNIILLSSKLGGGIAQTQLTDTDIRMINQLSKKSNIFNLLSESLAPSIFGHEYIKKAVLLLLLGGAEKNLANGTHIRGDINLLMVGDPSTAKSQILRFILGTAPLAIATTGRGSSGVGLTAAVTSDRETGERRLEAGAMVLADRGVVCIDEFDKMSDIDRVAIHEVMEQQTVTIAKAGIHTSLNARCSVVAAANPIYGQYDIHKDPHRNIALPDSLLSRFDLLFVVTDDVEATRDRQIADHVLRMHRYLPPGLEEGTPIHDNLSQPLSVEGPGTAPADADVNASPYEKFDPLLHMGVGSTSGPQTRSKSKDPKKKILSIAFAKKYIQYAKSKSPPMLTKGAADNIVQVYANLRNEDMEANQRKTSPLTARTLETLIRLATAHAKARLSSKVEERDANLAEEIMRFALFKEVPKRKRRHKKRKLNTGGTARSADTEGSYDEDSDEGSGEEDEPETSRMPGPSAGTRRPSAMPEERDPVWGDVSQDVDMLPTIAAPAADGTISPERLELFRARFLNAFKNTLQDGEFAPLPVLVEAVNEGLGINQLFGTAEATLACQAMQDADQCMISDNIVYRV